ACTTGCCATGTTTGAAGAACTGGAATCCGGATTCAGAATGGTCAAGATGCTGCTGACTGCAATTGAGAATAGGAGAGACACTCCCCGGCCGTGCAACGCCGTCCCGGAATCCGTTCTGTCCGTGCCGTGATTGCCGCGCCCGATCCGTTGGATGTGCATCCCGGAACACACGAATATGCTCCTGATCTCAAAATCGCCGCGCTGCCAATTTGTTGTGACGGAGTTCAGAGGACCGATCCATAAAACGCTCTTTCGGCACGTATTACGCATGCGTCATGCTTACTGCAAGCGATATTCATATCATCTATGTTGAGATGAGCAGTAATGCAGATGCCGCGTCTGCATATACCTGCACGAGCCGGACAGATCATCATACATGTGAAGTCCGCCTCATCACCCGCGCCTACAACTACACAAGAAGAAACTCGCCCTATGGCCCGCACCAACTATTCGTACGCAAAACGCCAGAGAGAAAAGGCCAAAAAGAAGAAGAAAGAGGAGAAGCGCTTGAAGAAACTCGGCAAGCGTAATGATCAGACGACCGACGAAGATGCGCCCGCCGATAGTGGCGAGGCCGACGCCGACAAAGCCGAGTAATAGCCTCCTGTTGACTACCTCGATCGGTGCACCGGGCGTCGCGTCCCACTGGGCCAGGTATGCCTGGCGATGAAGACGAGTAGACAGACTGTGCCGCGCGGAGGCGACCCTCACGATACCGTGGCCATGAAAAGCCTTCAGCTCTTGATCATGGGCGTTTGCCTAACGGCGTTGGGTTCCTGTCGGGCTTCCGAGATCCTCACGGCGACTCCGCCCCACATCGACCATAGCTTCAAGATCGAGTTCACGCCGTCGCGGGTTCAGTTGATCAAGGAGTACGCTGAACTCCACTACAGCGACTACTACCGCGAGGTGTACGGTTCGCCGGACTTCCCCGGCCTCGAGATCGATCCAAAGGTGATCGTCGTGCACTATACCGCCGGGGCGACGCTGCAGGGAGCTTTCGATACGTTCGCACCAGAAACGCTGGGCGGCAGACCCTATCTAAATCAAGCCGGGGCGGTCAACGTGGGGATTCAGTTCATCGTGGATCGGGACGGAACCATCTACCAGGTGCAACCCGACAACTATTTCGGGCGGCACTGTATCGGACTGAACCACAGCGCGATCGGGTTCGAGAACATCGGCCGCGGCGATATAACGGAAGCCGCTCTGAGAGGCGAGGGTCAAGGTGATGATT
This genomic interval from Rhodothermales bacterium contains the following:
- a CDS encoding N-acetylmuramoyl-L-alanine amidase codes for the protein MEFTPSRVQLIKEYAELHYSDYYREVYGSPDFPGLEIDPKVIVVHYTAGATLQGAFDTFAPETLGGRPYLNQAGAVNVGIQFIVDRDGTIYQVQPDNYFGRHCIGLNHSAIGFENIGRGDITEAALRGEGQGDDLLTRAQLESNIELIRYLKQKYPGIEVLIGHSEYRQLEEPSHPGHRFFHENDPEYRTVKSDPGPNFMAALRRELGDMLKADSDGQVFK